In Haliscomenobacter hydrossis DSM 1100, the DNA window GACATCAATCAAAAGCGCCTGGACATGATGACCCGCTTTGACATCGACGGAACCATTTTGAGTGAAAAAGATGGCGCTCACCTGGAAAAATCCCTGGAACTGACCAATGGTGAAGGGTTTGATGTGGTCATTGTCGCGGTGAGTAGCGCTTTTGCGCAAGCTGATGCCCTGGAAATCGCTGGTAAAGGTGCCAGGGTAGAGTTTTTTGGTGGTTTACCCAAGTCCAATCCTACGGCCGTGCTAAACACGAATCATTTGCACTACAAGGAACTGATGCTGAGTGGTTCTTATTCCGAAAAAATCAGCGATTTCCGTACAGCTTACCAACTAATTCAAAGCGGTCGTTTTCCCGCCGATAAATTTATTACCCACGAACTGCCCCTGGAGCGCATTCACGATTCATTTCTAATGATGGAATCGGGCGAAGCGCTCAAGGTCTGCATCAACCCTCAATTGTAAACCAACCTATCTAACAGCCGCCTGCGGCGGACTATAATGTTGAATTTCCGCCCGCAGATCGCGCGGATTTCCACAGATTAATTCTCTTTTTGAAAAAAATCTGCGAAAATCTGCGCGATCTGCGGGCGAAAGAAATAAACCCGGCACAGGCGGGCAAAACCTTGAACCAGCTATGATGAACAGCGCATTAATCGAATCCTTGACGGGCAAAGACTGGGGGCTTTTGATCAAAGGACAAAGCAAGGCATCCTCCGACCAGAGCTGGCATACCGTCTTTTCCCCCGCAACCGGTAAACCCATTGCCCGCGTCGCCGCAGCTACCCCCAAAGATGTGGACGAAGCCGTACAACATGCCAAAACTGCCTTTACATCATGGTCGGCCCTCCCCGGAGCAGAGCGTGAAAAAATCATCCGCAAAGCTACTGCTCACGTCCGTACTCAAGCTGACCACATCGGTGGCTTGATGGCGCTGGAACAAGGCAAACCCTTTGCCCAATCCCGAGGCGAGGTCACTTCCTCCTGTGATTTGATCGACTATTACGCTGCTGAAGCCGTGCGGGTAGAAGGCTACGTCAACAGTACTGAAAAGAATAACCTCTATTCCTGGGTCATCTATCAGCCAGTAGGTGTATGTGGCCTGATCACCCCCTGGAACTATCCGGTGAGTTTGCTCAGCTGGAAACTGGGTCCTGCTCTCGCTACGGGCTGTACCGTAGTGGTCAAACCCACTGAAGTTACGCCACTTTCACCGCTGGCGTTTTGTCAGGCGCTGATTGAGGGAGGAATTCCGGCTGGAGTCATCAATGTGGTGATGGGATCTGGAGCGGTAGGTGCCGCCCTGGTTGAGCACCCTGCCGTAGCCAAAGTGGCCATGACGGGATCAACCCATACGGGCAAAAAAATCATGGCTGCTGTAGCTGGTCAATTGAAAAAAGTGTCCCTGGAATTGGGCGGACATTGCCCCGCCATCGTATGCGCCGACGCTGATATCGACAACGCCGCCGAAATCATTGCTTACAAAGGTTTTCGCAACATGGGGCAGTCGTGCAGCAGCGTCAATCGGGTGTATGCTCATGCTTCCATTCACGATGAATTGATTGAAAAAATCTGTGCCAAAGCCGAAAAAATGAGCATCGGCGACGGGGTGATTGAGGGCAATTGCGACCTGGGCCCCATGACTACTGCCGAAACCTTACAAAAGGTAGAACGCCACGTGGCCGACGCCCTAGCCAAAGGTGCTCAGTTGCACACCGGAGGAGCAAAGCCAGCAGGAGATCAATACCAAACTGGCCACTATTACACCCCCACCGTACTCAGTAAGGTCAACCGGGATATGCTGGTGATGTACGAAGAAACCTTTGGCCCGGTAGTCCCCGTTGATTCTTTTGATCACATCAATGAAGCCATCCACAAAGCCAACGACAGTACTTTCGGCCTTTGTGCCTACTTGTTTACCCGTGATTTTGCCACCACCATGCAAGTCAGTCAGGCGCTTGAATCGGGCACGGTTTGTGTCAACAATGGCGCGGTGAATACGGCTTACGCACCCTACGAAGGTTGGAAAGACAGCGGCTTCGGCTTTGAATTGTCCCGCAAAGCAATCTTTGAATATTTGAAAACCAAACATGTTAAAGTAGGGTTTTAGGGTTCGGGAGTTCGAAGTTCGAGGGTTTGACATCGGTCGCCGAGCGAAGCCGAGGTGCCCGATGTCAAACCCCCGAACCCTCAAACCCTCAAACCCTCGAACCCTCGAACCCTCGAACCCTCGAACCCTCGAACCCTCGAACCCTCGAACCCTCGAACCCTCGAACCCTCGAACCCTCGAACCCTCGAACCCTAAAACTCATTACCTATGTTGCTCTCCCCAACCCAATCCCGCCAACTGCTCAACCATGCTTTCGAACACGGTTACGCCATCCTCGCCGTCAACGCCGATAGCCACGCTGCCGTAAGCGACTGCCTGGAAGCTGCATTGATGGCCGATGCCCCCATCATCATCGAAACCAGCCTTTGGCAAATCAAAAGCCACAGCTATGGCTTGGGTGACCCCATTTTGGGCGTGGCCCGCTACCTCGCCGACCTCATGATATTGGCCAACAGCAAACGTTACCGCCACATCCCGGTCATTTACCATACCGATCACATCAAAGGCCCCGAGACGATGGGTATCCTCAAAGCAGCGATTCAGGGCATTGAAAGCGGGATTCATGGGCAAAACCTCCGGCTTACTGCCTCCACCATCTCCCTGGATGCCTCGGATATGTCGGAGGAGGAAAACATCGCGCACATGTTGCAATTGTGCCAGTTTGCCACGGAAGCAGGCGTGGATGTTACCCTGGAAATGGAGTCGGCTGTAGATGACCGCATCACCCCCGCTGAAGAGACTGAAAAGTTGATTGGTGCCGTGGAAGCGCAGTTCCCCGGCAAAATTGCCTTGTGGGCACCGGGCGTGGGCACGCAGCACGGCTTTACATCTGATGACGGTTACGCAGGGTTTCAAACCAAAACCATCGAGGATAACGTACGGCTCTTGCAACAAATCGCCGGAAGGAACATCGGCATCGCTTTGCATGGTTCCACTGGCCTGCCCAATGAAAAATTGAGCGCTGCTGCCAAATGTGGAGTGACCAAGGTCAATTGGTCCTCGGAATCACTGTACCTGCGCTCCATGGCGGCCAAACAGTATTACCAGCTGTTCGCCGACAAATTGGAACGCAAACATCCGGAGTGGAAAAATACGGCAATGGACAATGGGGTGGCTACGTTTGTATCTGCGGTGTACGTACCGAGGGTGGTGGAGCGGATGATGGTTTTAGGGGGCGAGGGAATGGCAGGGCGGTTCCCATTATTTGTTTAATAAAAAAGCGAAGCATGAAAATTTTAACACCATTGATGATTGGCACACTTGTATTCCTGTTGGGTTTACCCGCGGATGTATTATTGGGTCAGGTCCTGGCAAAATACCAGTGGAAAAATCGTTTATTGCTATTGTTTGCGCCCAATTCAGGTGATACTGCCCTAAATCGCCAACTGACCTTAATGCAGGAGTACGAAGCTTCTTTAAATGAGCGTGACGTTAAGATTTTAGTGATCTTTCCCACCGGTTCAAAAGATTGTGCTGCTGAGGATTGTCAAGGCTTATACAATGACTATCAAATCGATCCCCATACATTTAGTGCTTTATTGATTGGTAAAGACGGAACGGAAAAGCTACGCAGTAAAACAGCAATTTCCCCAACTGCTCTTTTCAGTGTGATTGATGCCATGCCGATGCGCAGGGAAGAATTAACACGAAAAAGCAAGCCAAAAGGAGGGTAAGGTTCATCAAAAGGTTAATCCCACAATTGATCGTTAAATTTTGTCCAATTTACCCAACGAATAACTTTACACCCTTGCTGCAAATTTGTACCAATACTTCGGTTGATTCTTCTAATGCTTGCACTATTTCTCTGTGTTCATTTGGAGCGAGGACAACGCTAATTTGTGGGATTAGAGTCATATTTTGGGTGACAGTGGAAAAAAATATAGGGATATCGCTTCCATTGATTAAACGGGTGGATATACTGAGATTTTTTAAACTGATAACCAGGATTTTATTCGAGACAGAAGCCTTGAATTCTATTTCTTGCCAGATGAACGCTTGATCAAATGCTCCCCAAACTATTTCTTGCTCTTCGCCAAGTAGTCGTTGAACCAATAAATCAACATTGCTAAATGGATTAACCAGATATGGTTTCAACGGATCGTGTGGGACAACATGGCGCAACCAAGCTGCATTTGCATAAGCAATCCAGCGATTATTTGATTCAGTTAGGCTTTCAAACAATGCCGAAATCTCGCCAGGTTTTTTGGTTGAACTATTGGGTACGAGATAATGGTTGTGCCTTAAATATCCAATTAAACAATGTGTACCG includes these proteins:
- a CDS encoding DUF4174 domain-containing protein, translating into MKILTPLMIGTLVFLLGLPADVLLGQVLAKYQWKNRLLLLFAPNSGDTALNRQLTLMQEYEASLNERDVKILVIFPTGSKDCAAEDCQGLYNDYQIDPHTFSALLIGKDGTEKLRSKTAISPTALFSVIDAMPMRREELTRKSKPKGG
- a CDS encoding NAD-dependent succinate-semialdehyde dehydrogenase, producing MMNSALIESLTGKDWGLLIKGQSKASSDQSWHTVFSPATGKPIARVAAATPKDVDEAVQHAKTAFTSWSALPGAEREKIIRKATAHVRTQADHIGGLMALEQGKPFAQSRGEVTSSCDLIDYYAAEAVRVEGYVNSTEKNNLYSWVIYQPVGVCGLITPWNYPVSLLSWKLGPALATGCTVVVKPTEVTPLSPLAFCQALIEGGIPAGVINVVMGSGAVGAALVEHPAVAKVAMTGSTHTGKKIMAAVAGQLKKVSLELGGHCPAIVCADADIDNAAEIIAYKGFRNMGQSCSSVNRVYAHASIHDELIEKICAKAEKMSIGDGVIEGNCDLGPMTTAETLQKVERHVADALAKGAQLHTGGAKPAGDQYQTGHYYTPTVLSKVNRDMLVMYEETFGPVVPVDSFDHINEAIHKANDSTFGLCAYLFTRDFATTMQVSQALESGTVCVNNGAVNTAYAPYEGWKDSGFGFELSRKAIFEYLKTKHVKVGF
- a CDS encoding class II fructose-bisphosphate aldolase; the encoded protein is MLLSPTQSRQLLNHAFEHGYAILAVNADSHAAVSDCLEAALMADAPIIIETSLWQIKSHSYGLGDPILGVARYLADLMILANSKRYRHIPVIYHTDHIKGPETMGILKAAIQGIESGIHGQNLRLTASTISLDASDMSEEENIAHMLQLCQFATEAGVDVTLEMESAVDDRITPAEETEKLIGAVEAQFPGKIALWAPGVGTQHGFTSDDGYAGFQTKTIEDNVRLLQQIAGRNIGIALHGSTGLPNEKLSAAAKCGVTKVNWSSESLYLRSMAAKQYYQLFADKLERKHPEWKNTAMDNGVATFVSAVYVPRVVERMMVLGGEGMAGRFPLFV